From Cucumis melo cultivar AY chromosome 1, USDA_Cmelo_AY_1.0, whole genome shotgun sequence, a single genomic window includes:
- the LOC103489573 gene encoding protein RADIALIS-like 1: MASMSSHGSGTWTVKQNKAFEKALAVYDQDTPDRWLNVAKAVGGKTAEEVKRHYALLVEDVKFIESGQVPFPYRTSGDGNQG, from the exons ATGGCTTCGATGTCTTCTCATGGATCTGGTACATGGACTGTAAAGCAAAACAAGGCCTTTGAGAAGGCATTGGCAGTTTATGATCAAGACACACCTGATCGATGGCTAAATGTTGCAAAAGCTGTGGGTGGAAAAACTGCTGAAGAAGTCAAGAGGCATTACGCACTTCTTGTCGAGGATGTTAAGTTTATTGAGTCTGGCCAAGTTCCTTTCCCTTATCGAACCTCCGGAGATGGTAACCAAG GATGA